Within Acidobacteriota bacterium, the genomic segment TCAATGTCGGCGGTCTGGCCAACGTGCTCGAGGCCGCGCGCCAGCACGGAGTCCCGCGCATTGTCTATACCTCGTCATTTCTCGCACTACCACCCGACGGCTACAGGGGCATCTCGGCCTGGAACGATTACCAACGCACTAAAGCCCTGGCCTCGCAGATGGCCGACCGCGCCGTGGCCCAGGGGGCGCCGCTCATCCGTCTCTACCCTGGCGTGATCTACGGCCCCGGGCGCATGACGGACGGCAACCTCGTTGGAAGAATGATCGCGGATCACCTGGCGGGCCGGCTTCCCGGGCTCGTGGGGAGCGATCACATCTGGTCGTTTGCCTATGTGGACGATGTGGCGGCTGCGCATGTGGCGGCGCTCGAACGGGGCCAGATTGGTGGCCGCTATCTTCTGGGCGGCGAGAACGCGCCGCAGATGCGCGCCTTCGACATCGTCCGCGAAATCACGGGGCGACCGCTGCCACGCCGCCTGCCTGACTGGCTCGCGTCGTGCGCGGCGCTGGTCGACGAACTGCGGGCCACGTGGCTGGGCGCGACGCCGCAGTTGACCACGGGTACGCTCGAAATCCTCCTCCATGATTGGCCGCTCGACAGCACGCGCGCCGAACAGGAACTTGGGTACCATGTGACGCCGCTGCGGGACGGCATCGCGAACATCGTGTCGTGGCTGGCATCGGAACGCTTAGCGGTCCAGGGGGCATCGGCATCGTGACGCGCAGCTATTCGGAAACCCGGCGGAAGCTGCTGCACATCGGCATGGGCGGGTTTGCGCTGCTGCTGCGCGTGCTGACGTGGCAGCAGGCCGCGCTCGGTGCCATCGCCGCGCTCCTCTTTAATCTGTTCGTGCTGCCACGGCTTTTCGGCGCCTCGCTCAACCGGCCGGCCGACCAGTCGCGAGGGTACCCGATCGGCATCCTGCTCTATCCGCTCGCGGTGCTGCTGCTGATCCTGGCATTTCCATCGCGGCTCGACATGGTCGCCGCCGCGTGGGGCATCCTGGCGTGCGGCGACGGTGCTGCGACGGTTGCCGGGCGCGCGTGGGGACGCCATCCCGTGCCGTGGCAACCACAGAAGTCGCTGGAGGGCCTTGCCGCCTTCGTCGTCTTCGGCGGCATCGCGGGCGTGATGCTGGCCTGGTGGACCGCGCCAGCGGTCAACCCTCGCCCGCCCATCGAGTTCATCGTCGTGGCACCATTGCTCGCGGCGGTGGCCGCGGGACTGGCCGAGACGGTGCCCATCCAACTCGATGACAACCTGACGGTCCCGGCTGTCGCAGGCGCGACGCTGTGGCTGCTCGGGCTTGTCACCGCCGATGTGTGGACGGTGGCGCAAGCTGTCGTCTGGCAGCAGTTGCCCATGGCGCTGGCAGTCAATTCGGTCGCGGCTCTGGGAGGATGGCGCGTTGGGACGGTCCGCATCTCGGGCATGCTCATCGGCTGGACGATCGGCGTCGTCGTCTACAGTTGCGCCGGCCTGGGGGGATGGACGTTGCTCTTCGCGGCGTTTCTCGCGGCAGCCGTGTCGTCGAGGCTGGGCCTGAGGAAGAAGGCGCTACTCGGAATCGCCGAGGAGCGAGGTGGCCATCGCGGGGGTGGCAACGCGTTCGCAAACACGGGCCTCGCGGCGGTGGCGGCGCTGGCGGTTGTCCTCACGCCCTACCACGACGCGGCGCTACTAGTGTTTGTGGCCGTCCTGGCCACGGGCGGCAGCGATACGGTAGCCAGCGAAATCGGAAAGGCGTGGGGCGGCAAGACGTACTTGATCACGACGTTCTCGCATGTGCGACCCGGAACGCCAGGCGGGATGTCGCTCGAAGGCACGGTGGCTGGCGTGCTGGCGGCACTGGCGCTGGCCATGCTTGGCGCCTGGCTCCACTTGATCCCGGTGTCGTTGGTCTGGGCGGTCGTCGCGGGCGCCATCGCGGGGTCGCTTGTCGAGAGCGCATTGGCCGCGACGCTCGAGGCTCCCGGCATCGTCAACAACGACGTGCTCAATTTCCTCAACACCGCCACGGGCGCCATTGTGGCGCTTGTTCTGATGAGGGTGTGCTGATGCTTTCGGATCGCATGCGCACGGTGGTGGATCTGGCCCGGCCGTTCACGTTGATCGCGCCGGCCCTCGGCTTCGTGTCGGCGGCGGCCACGGCGATTGGCGCGCAACCGCGTGAGACGTGGAGTTGGTGGCTCGTGTTGCCGCCCGTCCTTGGCGCGATCATGGCGGCGGTCCTCAACATCGCATCAAACGGCCTCAACCAGATCTTCGATCTCGAGGTCGACCGCATCAACAAGCCGAAGCGGCCGTTGCCAAGTGGACGGATGGGATTAGGTGAAGCGTGGGGCATCACGTTCACGGGTTTCGCGATCGCGTTCGTGCTGGCGTGGTTCGTGGCTCCGGGCGGCCGGCACGAGTGCTTCTGGATGGTCCTGGCAGCCGCCGTCATCACGACGCTCTACTCGGTGCCCCCGTTCCGCACGAAGCGGCTGGGCATCTGGGCCAATGTGACGATTGCGATCCCTCGCGGCGTCCTGCTGAAGGTGGCGGGCTGGTCGTCGGTGAAGAGCGCTGCCGGGCTCGAGCCATGGTACCTGGGCGCGATTTTCGGTCTGTTCCTGCTTGGCGCGACCACTACGAAGGATTTCGCCGACATGGAAGGCGACGCGCGGGGCGGATGCCGGACGCTGCCCATTCAGTATGGCGTGGCGCGGGCGGCGTGGAT encodes:
- a CDS encoding NAD-dependent epimerase/dehydratase family protein, whose translation is MQVLVTGSTGYLGRAIVSALQRSGHAVVAYGRSASTSGLPATAIDGDIRDAAAVARAAGDCDAIIHAAALVAVWRKQPREFDDINVGGLANVLEAARQHGVPRIVYTSSFLALPPDGYRGISAWNDYQRTKALASQMADRAVAQGAPLIRLYPGVIYGPGRMTDGNLVGRMIADHLAGRLPGLVGSDHIWSFAYVDDVAAAHVAALERGQIGGRYLLGGENAPQMRAFDIVREITGRPLPRRLPDWLASCAALVDELRATWLGATPQLTTGTLEILLHDWPLDSTRAEQELGYHVTPLRDGIANIVSWLASERLAVQGASAS
- a CDS encoding DUF92 domain-containing protein; protein product: MAGIGTLSGPGGIGIVTRSYSETRRKLLHIGMGGFALLLRVLTWQQAALGAIAALLFNLFVLPRLFGASLNRPADQSRGYPIGILLYPLAVLLLILAFPSRLDMVAAAWGILACGDGAATVAGRAWGRHPVPWQPQKSLEGLAAFVVFGGIAGVMLAWWTAPAVNPRPPIEFIVVAPLLAAVAAGLAETVPIQLDDNLTVPAVAGATLWLLGLVTADVWTVAQAVVWQQLPMALAVNSVAALGGWRVGTVRISGMLIGWTIGVVVYSCAGLGGWTLLFAAFLAAAVSSRLGLRKKALLGIAEERGGHRGGGNAFANTGLAAVAALAVVLTPYHDAALLVFVAVLATGGSDTVASEIGKAWGGKTYLITTFSHVRPGTPGGMSLEGTVAGVLAALALAMLGAWLHLIPVSLVWAVVAGAIAGSLVESALAATLEAPGIVNNDVLNFLNTATGAIVALVLMRVC
- a CDS encoding UbiA family prenyltransferase, coding for MLSDRMRTVVDLARPFTLIAPALGFVSAAATAIGAQPRETWSWWLVLPPVLGAIMAAVLNIASNGLNQIFDLEVDRINKPKRPLPSGRMGLGEAWGITFTGFAIAFVLAWFVAPGGRHECFWMVLAAAVITTLYSVPPFRTKRLGIWANVTIAIPRGVLLKVAGWSSVKSAAGLEPWYLGAIFGLFLLGATTTKDFADMEGDARGGCRTLPIQYGVARAAWMISPSFVLPFLMIPLGVWLRILTGNPLLLQGLGVVMTAYGLYVCYLMLRRPDTLAIEENHVSWAHMYRMMFVAQIGFALAYLL